AATTATAAAGGAAAAACACTGAATTGACAATAGGCAAAACTGATGTATTCAGTATTTCAAAAAATATTTCCGCATAGTGAAAATCATGTTATTCTTGGACCAAGCAAGTTTTGTGCCTGGGAGCATAAGATTTAAGTAAGTTAGTATTACAGGGAGGTTATAACATGGGCCAGGGCAAGTTGCGAAGGGTTTTCCCGGCGGGAATACCTGTGAGGGTTTTTATTCCTTTTATGATTACATTATCGAACCCGATGCCACCCGGATCTTTGTCGTTAAAGGCGGCCCGGGAGTGGGCAAGTCCACCTTCATGCGTAAAATCGGCGAAACCATGCTGGCTAAAGGTTATGATGTAGAATTCCACTGCTGCTCCTCCGATAACAATTCTCTGGATGCCGTGGTTATCCCGGCCATTAAAGTAGCTCTAATGGATGGTAAGGCTCTTTTGCAACCTTTTTAATGCCGCCGGCGCGAGCAGACCTGTTTTGGCCCGACAAATCATGCTCACGCCGCTCAAAAAAACGGGCGGCGCGAGTTTAGTTATCAAGATGGTTTCTAGAGGGTCCGCCCAAAAGGCTAAACAGACGAGCGGTTCCACGCTCAAGTTTCTGGCAAGTCGGAGCAGGGTATTGCCGTAATGTCCGGTCTGGATTAACTAAAACCAATTCCCAAACGTACAGCGCTGATAAACCCTCTTTCGCTCTCAAATACGTCATAGAGCTTTTCTTGAGGGAAGTCACCCACAGTCACCACCTGGTCGGAAAATATCTCCCCCAATCACCTCCAGGCCCCGCAGCAGGTGTTCCTGGACGTAGTAAAAGGAGCGTTCCACTTTTCCTTGGTCCGGGCACGGTAGTTTTCGCAAGCCGAAGGCTGGATGCCATATAGCCCGCAGAATCTTAAAAACTCGTCATTATACCGGACGATACCGTCCTTCTGGTGGGTGATAACCATTTGCTTGCCGTTGTCTATCACCAACTCCGGGGCATAGCCGCCGAAAAAGTCAATGGCTTCAACCAGGACCCGGATCACGTCGGCGGTGGTAATGCTTAAAGAGAAGGTATAGAATTTCATCCGGCTAAAAGACAGGATCACTTCGTGGAAATATATTTTCACGGGCTTCCCGTCAACTGGTAGGGTCCACACCTTCCAATCGTACTGCATCTGCCAGCCCGGCCCGGTTTCCACCCGGGTGGTAGCTAATTTAGCTGCCTTATCTTCTGCCTTTATGGACCTAAGATAACGGTGGACACTGGCCAGGGAGCCTTGATAGCCCTTTTCTACCAGTTCTTTGTAAATCTTCGGGCCAATATATCCTTTAGCAAGCATGGCCTTGATTTCTTCCTGATACCTATCCAGTTCTTTTACGTATTCCCTGGCTTTAAACTGGGGCGGGTTGGCTTCTTTCAGGTACTTCCTGACGGTATTCCTGGACACCCCTATTGTTCTGGCTATTTGCTTGATGCCGACCCCTTGAGCATGCAGTGCCTTGATGCGCTGCCACTTGTACATGCTGACCACCTCTTTTTCCTCCCCCTCTCGAGGGAGATTTTATCACATGGTGGTTCAGTTTTATTTGACGATCTGGGGTCAATTCTATTTTACGATCTACACGCCTCCGGGTGGGGACTCACGAGCGCAAACGCCTTGGTTAACTCGGTGCAGGCTTTCAGGAAGCGGCTCTTTGTTTCGTCATCCGCCACCACCGCGTTATGCGCCCGCTGCAGGAGTCGCGTGAGCTCCGCCGACGCCAGCCGCCGCCACCCCTGGTAATCAATCCCGTGGAAGAAGGCACAGGTGATATCGTACTTCTCCCGCAACACCGCAATCGCCTGGTCCAAGGGGATCATCGCCTCGTTGCGGTCTTTCTCGGTGTAGCAGGCCAGCGCTTTTTTGAGGTCGTCGGCGATCCCGATGTAGTCCACGATCAGCCCGCCCGGCTTGTCCTTGAAAACGCGGTTCACCCGGGCGATCGCCTGCATCAGGTTGTGGCCCTTCATCGGCTTATCAACGTACATCGTGTGCAGGCAGGGGTTGTCAAAACCGGTGAGCCACATATCCCGGACGATCACTAACTTCAAAGGGTCGTCGGGGTCCCGGAAGCGCTTCTTCAGTTCCTCCTGCTTGGCCTTGCTCCGGATGTGCGGATGGTAATCCTCCGGGTCACTCGCCGAGCCGGTCATCACCACCGCCACCTCGGGACAACCTGGTAGCTCCCGGAGATACTTGTAAAACTTAACGCAGATGTGCCGGCTCATGTAGAAGACCATGGCTTTACCGTTTAAAGCCTTCAGCCGCCTTTCGAAGTGGAGCACGGCGTCGCGCAGCTGCCGGGCTAAGCCGCCGATTAAGTCGTACTGGCTACCTCGCGCTGCCAGGCTCGCTGTAGGTCAGTGCGAATACCGTATCGGTCAACCAGCGACGGAACGACTCATTGTCGCTGAACTGCTTGAACAGCTCAGTGTCATCCTTGAGCAGCGCAGTCATCACCCGAACGAGGGCCTTGTCGTGCTCGATGCGTGCGTTTTGTTTGTCAGAATGCTTGCGTGCATTCTGGTAGGCGGTGTCGGCCGCTACTCGTGCAGGAATCTCCTCGGTGATCAGTTTGCGCACCCGATCGGCGTCGGTCCAGGGAATGTTGCCGAACTGATCGTTAAAAGCCTTGATGATGTTCGAGAGACGGTCGAGCTCCGGTTCGGGCTTGTGTCCACCACCCACAGCGGGCACCGGTTCGATTTCGGCATCCGCATCGGAAAGCGCGATACTCATGCTCGCCTGCTTTTCGACCCGGT
This Moorella sp. E308F DNA region includes the following protein-coding sequences:
- the istA gene encoding IS21 family transposase; the protein is MYKWQRIKALHAQGVGIKQIARTIGVSRNTVRKYLKEANPPQFKAREYVKELDRYQEEIKAMLAKGYIGPKIYKELVEKGYQGSLASVHRYLRSIKAEDKAAKLATTRVETGPGWQMQYDWKVWTLPVDGKPVKIYFHEVILSFSRMKFYTFSLSITTADVIRVLVEAIDFFGGYAPELVIDNGKQMVITHQKDGIVRYNDEFLRFCGLYGIQPSACENYRARTKEKWNAPFTTSRNTCCGAWR
- a CDS encoding type I restriction enzyme subunit R domain-containing protein, with the translated sequence MVFYMSRHICVKFYKYLRELPGCPEVAVVMTGSASDPEDYHPHIRSKAKQEELKKRFRDPDDPLKLVIVRDMWLTGFDNPCLHTMYVDKPMKGHNLMQAIARVNRVFKDKPGGLIVDYIGIADDLKKALACYTEKDRNEAMIPLDQAIAVLREKYDITCAFFHGIDYQGWRRLASAELTRLLQRAHNAVVADDETKSRFLKACTELTKAFALVSPHPEACRS